In Chloroflexota bacterium, a genomic segment contains:
- a CDS encoding SdpI family protein — MLNFGLMMGAILFIAGAATYVFAPRVGPNPIFGVRVGYSYASRAVWDKSNRFGGALLAAIGVLLLVLALILWGLGIAEQPGVAILTGVMFVTLLGSVVVMFVYARRLALGEPIARAIAPVKFRWAYITPVLVTFLILIALLAYFYPLLPQARMATHFNINEQPNGWMSRASFVEMIVGLGLLMLAINVGVVLLATREPLVAFGRWGAHWQIDPARGLTYMSIAFALTNLIILAATADTIAFNLRGAHLFPLSLFLWMLIPFIAILIALFFVLARRKV, encoded by the coding sequence ATGTTGAATTTTGGTCTAATGATGGGGGCGATTCTTTTTATCGCGGGCGCGGCAACGTACGTGTTCGCGCCGCGCGTTGGACCGAACCCGATCTTTGGCGTGCGCGTCGGATATTCGTATGCGAGCCGCGCGGTGTGGGACAAATCGAATCGGTTTGGCGGCGCGTTGCTCGCGGCGATTGGCGTGTTGCTTTTGGTGCTCGCGTTGATTTTGTGGGGGCTGGGTATTGCGGAACAACCAGGAGTTGCGATTCTGACCGGCGTGATGTTCGTGACGTTGCTCGGTTCGGTCGTCGTGATGTTTGTGTACGCGCGGCGTCTCGCGTTGGGCGAGCCGATCGCACGCGCAATCGCGCCAGTGAAATTTCGCTGGGCGTACATCACGCCGGTGCTCGTCACGTTTTTGATCCTGATCGCGTTGCTCGCGTATTTTTACCCCCTGTTGCCCCAAGCGCGGATGGCGACGCACTTTAACATCAACGAACAGCCGAACGGCTGGATGTCGCGCGCGAGTTTTGTCGAAATGATTGTCGGGCTGGGCTTGCTGATGCTCGCGATCAACGTCGGCGTCGTTCTGCTCGCGACGCGCGAGCCGCTTGTCGCGTTCGGACGGTGGGGCGCGCATTGGCAGATTGACCCGGCACGCGGTTTGACGTATATGAGCATCGCGTTCGCGCTGACGAATCTGATCATTCTTGCCGCGACGGCGGACACGATTGCGTTCAACCTGCGCGGCGCGCATCTGTTTCCCTTGTCGCTCTTTTTGTGGATGCTGATTCCGTTCATCGCGATTTTGATCGCGCTGTTCTTTGTGCTCGCACGACGCAAGGTGTAA